From Bacillus basilensis, a single genomic window includes:
- the resB gene encoding cytochrome c biogenesis protein ResB, giving the protein MLKEIKCECGHVNPIGTVFCEACGKPFESNENIKLLDMRYEGSARRSLTQTKTIVDKIWSFFSSVKVGVWLIVITLAASAIGTIFPQEMYITPGVAPAEYYKQEYGFLGQLYYQLGFNNLYGSWWYMMLIASIGISLVICSLDRVIPLYKALKKQGVKRHPSFLKRQRLYGTGTPQDGDLERVQMNLKKTNYNVKVEDGNVLAEKGRFSRWGPYVNHIGLIIFLFGAMLRFLPSMYVDEALWLRDGETKEIPGTDGQYYLKNEKFIKEVYDKSKDKEVFDEAIDRVGDKMIAKNFQTNAVLYKAVGENIAGQKPKLEKVKKAEIRVNEPLKFDQFAIYQVDYKESEFKSMSFHLQNKENNQKWGPIKVDLTNPTEKYDLGNGYSLELLSYFPDFYFDESGRPNTKTKLPNNPAFVFKMFTPETPDGEVSFVGIQQNIEPDGNNKYKMSFAGVEMQNATALTVRKDLTLWILGIGGFIFMVGVIQGMYWNHRRIWIQRVNDEWWIAGHTNKNWFGLKKDIERVLEGTAIPQPNDKVVDKKIS; this is encoded by the coding sequence GTGTTGAAAGAAATTAAGTGTGAATGTGGACATGTGAATCCAATAGGAACTGTTTTTTGTGAAGCTTGTGGGAAACCATTTGAAAGTAATGAAAATATAAAACTATTGGATATGCGCTATGAGGGGAGTGCTCGTAGATCTCTCACGCAAACAAAAACGATCGTCGATAAAATTTGGAGCTTTTTCTCTTCTGTAAAAGTGGGTGTATGGCTCATTGTAATCACTTTAGCTGCATCAGCGATTGGAACTATTTTTCCGCAAGAAATGTACATAACTCCAGGGGTTGCACCAGCTGAATATTATAAACAAGAATACGGATTTTTAGGACAATTATACTATCAATTAGGATTTAATAATTTATACGGTTCATGGTGGTATATGATGTTAATTGCTTCAATCGGTATTTCGCTTGTGATCTGTAGTTTAGATCGTGTCATTCCGCTTTATAAAGCTTTAAAAAAACAAGGGGTGAAAAGACACCCTAGCTTTTTAAAGAGACAAAGATTATACGGCACTGGTACACCGCAAGATGGTGATTTGGAAAGAGTCCAAATGAATTTAAAGAAAACGAACTATAATGTGAAAGTGGAAGACGGAAACGTTTTAGCAGAAAAGGGACGGTTTTCACGCTGGGGTCCATATGTGAATCATATCGGTCTTATTATTTTTTTATTCGGTGCGATGCTTCGTTTTTTACCGAGTATGTACGTAGACGAAGCGCTTTGGTTACGTGATGGTGAAACGAAAGAAATACCAGGGACGGATGGCCAATACTATTTGAAAAATGAGAAGTTTATAAAGGAAGTTTATGATAAAAGTAAGGACAAGGAAGTTTTTGATGAAGCAATTGACCGTGTAGGTGATAAAATGATTGCGAAAAACTTCCAAACGAATGCTGTATTATATAAAGCGGTCGGCGAAAATATAGCAGGACAAAAACCGAAATTGGAAAAGGTAAAAAAAGCGGAAATTCGAGTGAATGAACCGCTGAAATTTGATCAATTTGCTATTTATCAAGTGGATTATAAAGAAAGTGAATTTAAAAGCATGTCCTTCCATTTGCAAAATAAAGAAAACAATCAAAAGTGGGGACCAATTAAAGTTGATTTAACGAATCCTACAGAAAAATATGATTTAGGAAATGGTTATTCTCTAGAACTATTAAGCTATTTCCCTGATTTTTATTTTGACGAGAGTGGAAGACCGAACACAAAAACGAAATTACCAAACAATCCTGCATTCGTCTTTAAAATGTTTACGCCTGAAACACCAGATGGTGAAGTGAGTTTTGTTGGTATTCAGCAAAATATAGAACCTGATGGGAACAATAAGTATAAAATGTCATTCGCAGGTGTTGAAATGCAAAATGCAACAGCACTTACTGTAAGGAAAGATTTAACGCTTTGGATTCTCGGTATTGGAGGATTTATATTTATGGTTGGTGTCATTCAAGGAATGTATTGGAATCATCGCCGTATTTGGATACAACGCGTTAATGATGAATGGTGGATTGCAGGACATACGAATAAAAATTGGTTCGGTTTAAAGAAAGATATTGAAAGAGTACTAGAAGGTACAGCAATTCCGCAACCAAACGATAAAGTAGTCGATAAAAAAATTAGTTAA